The sequence aacatatttctgcaaaaagAGACCAAAAATATTGGAAACGGAAACACCAATGAAATGTATCAACTTGATGTTgttacaataaataaaaaacccAAACACCAATGAATGTAAGAAATGCAAACTTGGTGGGCACAAACGCATCTGAAGTAATAGCCCCTTCAAAAAAGCAGGGTAAAAAGGGAAGCTGCAGATAGATGATTTTACTTATGAATAAATAACAGGAGGCTTGCAGCAACACTATCAGCCTCTAATGAAGTCTGGTAACTTGCAATTGTATCAAAACTTTCATCTTACCATACTAGAAATATTATTGCAAACTAACATGTTGATAGAAACAAACTATTTTCTCAGGTAAATGAGATATCTAACCTTCGAAGATGTATCCAGATGTTCTATAGGTAAGTTTTCTCTCCTACATTCCATTCTGTGGAAAACAACAAGCACCTGCCTTGCTTTTCTCGGACTTTCTTCAAGTTTTGATGCAAGCCAAACACAACTAGCAGCAACCCTCTGCAAGTTAACACAAAAGAAGCACACATCAGCATGAATAAACATAACTTTTGAAGGAAGTAGGAGTTGGAGCAGAGGGGATAAGAAAGAAACCTTCACATTAAAACGGGCAAATGATTTCTTGCAGTAAAAGCGATGAAATAACACTTGGCCAGTGGCCATTACAGCTTGAGGTCTGCAAATTATCGTGTTAAGGAGACACCCAAAGCCAAATGCGATGAACTTTATTTcagaaaagtaaaaacaaaaaatcaaccCAGTTGTTATGATTCATATACCTTCATATTAActccataaaaaaaaaggatacaATCTGAGCAAAATCCCACACTCTTGAACGAGATCACAACCATAGATTCGAAGTGCTGTTTCTGTAACATCATCGATTCCATCTTTCCTAGAAGGAGATTCTACAAGCTGCTCCTCTGCTAGATAGAATGTGTCTATTGCCGTGTAAATCAtagttcaacttcaaaaatcCCCTAAAACTGCAACAAGAAACAAAAATTCGGTAACCCCACATAACCCAACTGTATAGTCAAACTTTACAGAACATCACCGAATAAACTTTGAATCTTAATCAAATAAACCTACATGTATAAACAATTCAGATTAAAAACACCCAACCCAGAAACAAGAAACAAGTAAATTTTACGCCTATAAGCTGAACAAATCTATAAACAAAAGAACTGATTGTCGAGCCACTATACGATTTgtaacagaaaaagaaaatagcAAGATACCCACAAACCCTAGAATGTAAATTgtaaatatatacatacatacaaagCAGTGTAGTACAGTTTCAAAGATTCACTAACATGGGATAACCACgattgaggaagaagaagaaatcgtTGAAGCgctaaaaattttcaaactaatTCTCTACTTCGGTTCGATTTTTTACAGGTTTTTGACTTTGGGGTTATTTGTTTTGTAGGAACATAATATTAGTATTCTTTGGTTCCTTTATTTTAATCCTTAAACACGACaggtttaaaaatatatctttccTTTGATGTAGTCTGGTTCAGAAATATTTATTCagttaataaaatttgtatatcttcttaaatgaatttatttttaataaaaaatatattaattaataaatctgtaggaaataatatttttataaaaatctgatttatcaattaaaatagaaaattaactcAAAAGACTAATTATATAGGAAAATTAGTACactttttagaaatatttatttattttaatttaattattatatttcacaTGTAAAGATTaatgattttcccttttttcttttctttttcttttttttttaaaaagcacGTTTTATAGAtccaagatttattttttttaaaataatgttcaGATATTTTTGATACTATAGAGTTTGAATGTTATTGTTGAtacttaaaaatacaatttcaaaTGAATGGtgaaattttcttattcaatataAATGCGAATGATATTTAATTTCATGActtcattctttcatttgattctATTGATTGGCTCTAGCTTCAAAAAACATATACATGGAGCTATGTCGACTTACGTACGTCTTGTTGACTAAATGATCAGATATACCACACCGCGTATCATCGACTCGACTTAATGTACCTTTATTTGTCTGATAATATAGTTATATATCTATGTAAATTCATAGTTAAAATTCGTTTAAATAATGGTAAAAAGAACTTCTAACAAAATAgagagttttatttttttaatttttttaattaatggaTAAGCATTTGCTAATAAAATGAAGTAGTTCAAATTGGGCATTCATTTTTAGGAAATATTCGAGGACACTATTTCTTTCGATAAAGACTTTTTTTGTTCCGTAAATCTTGTTTATAGATGTCGtttcttaatttgttttaaCTTTTGAGATAAATATAATGATCAAATATTGAGTTTACGGTAAATACTTAATAAATAAGTACTACTAGTTATTAacatgatgataatgataatcTGCATTCCCAAACAGACACAGTGATAGCTCTCTGATCTCTTCCTTGCTGATTTCAGTCTGAAGAGCAATAATAAACAATGAATTACAAAAGGATGAAGTGTTCTAATTATGTAAACTTACTATGATTTTTGATTGggaaacaataataacaataacacgAGTAATAAGTTGCTTGTACAAGCATATAttactaattatatatattacaaaaaaaaaggttagaaactaaatcaaaatattataaatatttagttaattacatatttaactATTAGCAGTAATTAATTACTACCTTGAGTAAATGGAGAGATTATATGTTGAAAGAAAGGATTGTTTATTCTTCCAGAATTTACTGGAggttcattgcatatatacaatatttctaaaattgatCTCTTTTATCTATTTTGGCCCTTTAAAATTACTGATTGTGGTGATTCACTTAAATATTATTTGCGATACTTTTCTTTatctacattttaaaaattattattgtttatgttttaaatatttaccTTCATAACTTATATCTAGCTTTCAAGttctttttcatattcataactatcaaatatttaatttaaatctttAAGATGTCTTCTTTTGGTCTTCCTctatttttgtctatataaattcttttttttttgtccgATGAAACTCACATACAAGattatcctttttattttatagttaaacTAGTGAAGCTATCAACAATTAAAGTATATAATAAATCTACCTTAGTCTAATTATATATCActttatgaaaatgaagtaaCTTTTCTGTTTGATTCGTGTTTTAATTTGACTAAATGGAGAAGACTTTTGTATTTTAATACAGGTGGTGTCtgacaaaaattcaaaaaaatatatatggattttttatttcttttttcatttatttgttgttaattatgattgaagtcttaagaagaaggatgtgtatgtttttatttttttcttctatatttattttttatattttctctttactactatataaaaaatttgtgatAACATTTATCTGAGATTTTTGCACTTTAATGTTCATTACACACATGtattcattaaattttagttatcctaatgaattcatgaaatattacATTGAATACACGCATATACAACACACATGTCCAAAAACTAGTATACAAAAAACAACAATCTGcatgttttaaaattataaataactaTTTTACCAAGCCCATGCTCTAGTGGCATACTCTGACCTCTCTCTTGCTTCATACTTTCTGATTGCAATCTGAATAGTAATGAGTTACATCAGGATATTGTCTACACTTGCttgatttattattgaaaatcaaacaatcaaacaaataaagtTTTAACGTATTGAATAGCTAAGAAAATCTTTTGGGACTAGAGCTTGTGCAATAAAACAAAGTTTCCAATCTCATTAATATTAGAAAAAAGAttcaaatatgtcatttaattttcagaaaaaagCTTATTTATGCcatcaattaaaaatttgacTCATTTATATCATTACcgttaatgcatgcattatttcttttaatacactctaccaaacaaGTATTGCTAATAAAATGTATGCTTGATTATGCAGacaagaaaataatgaattagttATTAGTTATTACCTCAGAGATTTTCAGTGTGAAAACTGAAAATTCCTCCGGGGCCTTTTACGTGCCCTCAGGCTCAGAACTAAGTATATCATTTCCCGAGTGACAGTTTCAAAAGAGTGTATGAACCATTTTGGCCTTTCAAAGCGGTATATGAGAAACACCATGCCAAAACCAAATGTCAATCCACAGCCATACCCGATTAGGACAGATTGCCAAGTCATTTCGCTAAGAAAACTCGGTTCATCTTCTTCATGTTCAACTGGTATTGATGCACTCTTATGATGTCCACATTCATTTGACAGTGGAAATCCACATAATTCAGAGTTTCCGAAATAGGAATCGTTTGGAAACGTATTGAACTGATTACTTTGAGGAATAGGTCCAACAAGATGGTTGTGTGACAGATTTAGGACCGCCAGAAATGTGAGACTTGCCAACTCCACTGGAATTTTTCCGGTAAGGTGGTTAAATGAAAGGTCCAAAGCTTCAAGAGTGCTCATGCTCCTCATTTCAAGAGGAATGTGTCCTGTGAGGTTGTTGTGGGATAAATTCAGCAGCAGAAGTGAATTCAAATTCCCAATGAATTTAGGGATTTCTCCTTCAAACTTGTTCCTCGACAAATCAATTGTTGTGAAAATCTTCAAGATCTTGTTGAATTTAGTCTCTTGATTTTTCATCACTAATATCACCGATTCCACATATAACCCAATATACAAAACCTCACTACTTGCGAAACTTATAGTTTCCTCAACATAGTACTCCAATCCTGATTTGTGTACATCCATGTCTTTGAAACCTTTTAGAATCTCCATAGGTAAAGAGCCGGTAAATGAATTGTTGGAGaggttgttgacacccaatttttgacccacgttggtataaattaattatcgagcttcgtgagtttttcaaattatttatgttaattagttttataaatctggcgaaaataaaaaataaaaataaaatatatatatatatacatatatatacatataggtgtatatgtatatgtatatatgtatatcttaaGTTTAGAAAGTATTCTATTAAAATAGTTTACTTTAAATCACAActatattttgaatcattattttataattcaaatagtTATGTTACTAAATAAATAGGCTcgttaataaatttataccaaattcgtttttaaaataattggcCATTATTTAAATTGAACTCTTCTTCCATTTAATTTGGAAAAGCCAAATGTGGGCCCCTCACCTTATTCCCAATTCCCAGGCCCAAATTTCCCTTCCCAAACCCAAATATTCAGCAGCCCAAATCCCTTAAACCTTCTACCCAGCCCAAATCCCTTAAATCTCCTACCCGACCTGCCACCCGACCCGACCCAGACCCCCCTTTCCCCCTTTCTTCTTCCCCTCACTCACGCTATTCCCAGGAAGAAACAGAAATCccaggaaaaagaagaagacgCGGCAGAACCCAAGAACGGAAAACCCCTCTCTCACCCGCGTCTCTCCCCCACGCTCTCTCCCTTTCTTTCCTCCTCTCCTCGCGTCTCCCCCACGCGATTCCCCCCCTGCAGCGAAAATCCCAGAAAAGCCGCGCAGAACAGAAAAAAAACGCAGGAGAAGCAGACGCCAAAAACGGAAATTTCCCCTCCCTCACGCGACCCCCCTGCCCAcgctctctccttcctctctctCCATCTCCCTCCCCGAAGTCTCCTCTGTGCCTCGTTCTGCTGGCGCAGTGCTTTTCAGCAGTGGCAGACTCGCGTGCTCGTCCTTGAGACGAGAGATGATGCCACGTCGCCTAACTAGGACGATTGAACTGATCTCGACCGTCTCTCATTCCTTCCTCTTTCGAAATGGAGTCGAATTTGCAGAAAAGGGTGTTGCTCCTTCAAGGGAAAGGATTCGAATTTCAAATTCGAATCCGAAGTGGTTCAAGAAATTCGTTTCCCGCCCTCCGGATTAGAAAACCCTAGTTGTTTCTCTATTTAAACCCCTGTTCTCGCCAGTCCAGGGGTTAGCGATTCTGAGtttgaaaaattttcaaagGGTTGGATTTTTTTTGCGAAATTTCTTGGGTTGAAAATTGGGAGATTCTGGAAAAGAGACTTGAACTATTCTGTTTATTGCGATTTTGGAAGCACTTTGGTTTCTCTACTGTTGGTTTCAGAAGAACCAAGGAAGTCGAATAAATTTTAGAGTAAAACACTCTCTTTCATCGACGGGTGTTTAATAGTGGTGTTCCGGCGAAACGTCGTAGCAACCTCGGCGTGCCTCTTTCGTCTGAGGGTGGAAGCATCGTTCGTGTTCGTGTGGTGGAACATTGTTGTCGCTGCTCGTAGCTGTTCCAGTTTGCCGCCCCCTAAAAGGTAACATTCGTTTCGACTCTCGATTTTTTTTCAGTTGTATCTGTTGTTTACCCTTCGTTGTTTAGGTTGGTTGTAGCTGTTGTTGACTCGATGTAGTGCAGAAACCGTTTGAATATTCGTGGTTATGTTGTTCTGTTGCTTACTGTTTTCCCTTTCCGAACACTCCTCGTTCATGTTGTTTTTGACGTGATGGTTCCTTGCTGTGACTGGAGCTTCTTTCGAGTTAATAGTTGAAACCgttatgtatgatgttgctcATTCAGTATGCTGGTCCTCTtttatttcccttttctttGTCAAGCATGTTAAATGTTCGGGTGTTGAGTATGTATGGTTTGTTCGCAGTGAGTGTAGAAGATTATACTTGTTGGCTTTGCTTGAGTTCGAGTCCCATCGCATATCGTGGTTGGTTTCATTACACTCGCTGTTTGTGTCGTTTCGTCTGAATCTCAACTAAAGGGTCGCTTATAGTAGTATTGCGAGCTGCATTTTACTTATTGATTAGCTGAAGTTAAATGATGAAATCTGTTTTCAAGTCCGCGTTCTCCGGCTGCCActtcttttgttcttttgttTGAAGGTTCTTGAGTTTCTCATCCCAAATTCATGATCCCGTTTCAATTATATTCACTGTCGACGACTAGGGAAGGaattttgtttagttttggTTTGTAATATACACTtgctagttcaaatatttttagcCCTCATCGTTGCGAAAACATGCTGTTACGACTAATCTTGTTCGTGATGAATAGTGAGTGTGTATTGTTTGAACCATGTATTGTATTACCATGCTAATTATTTTGACTCTTTaattaactagtgatgaatatgttaaacACCCGTTGAGTTTCAAAAGATGTTTGAACCCGT comes from Solanum pennellii chromosome 1, SPENNV200 and encodes:
- the LOC107025495 gene encoding receptor-like protein 9DC3, with the protein product MEILKGFKDMDVHKSGLEYYVEETISFASSEVLYIGLYVESVILVMKNQETKFNKILKIFTTIDLSRNKFEGEIPKFIGNLNSLLLLNLSHNNLTGHIPLEMRSMSTLEALDLSFNHLTGKIPVELASLTFLAVLNLSHNHLVGPIPQSNQFNTFPNDSYFGNSELCGFPLSNECGHHKSASIPVEHEEDEPSFLSEMTWQSVLIGYGCGLTFGFGMVFLIYRFERPKWFIHSFETVTREMIYLVLSLRARKRPRRNFQFSH